A single region of the Vicia villosa cultivar HV-30 ecotype Madison, WI linkage group LG4, Vvil1.0, whole genome shotgun sequence genome encodes:
- the LOC131599977 gene encoding protein TIFY 5A-like, producing the protein MRRNCNLELCLFPQYVSDSTHNQNNHMFEEEKDSDKSSMQNQQQPLTIFYDGKMSVIDVTEFQAKSILMMANRKVQETVMTLESKASIPTIVQSPHQLYSPGPGPALSMRSSLQRFLQKRKNRIQQASPYNH; encoded by the exons ATGAGGAGGAATTGCAACTTAGAACTCTGCCTTTTTCCTCAATACGTTTCTGATAGCACTCACAATCAAAACAATCACAT gtttgaagaagaaaaagatagtGATAAGAGTTCAATGCAAAATCAGCAACAGCCGCTGACTATTTTCTACGATGGCAAGATGAGTGTTATTGATGTCACAGAGTTTCag GCCAAATCAATCTTAATGATGGCAAATAGAAAAGTGCAAGAAACAGTAATGACACTAGAGTCAAAGGCATCAATACCAACAATTGTACAATCTCCACATCAATTGTATAGCCCTGGACCTGGTCCTGCTCTTTCAATGAGATCTTCTTTGCAACGGTTTctacaaaagagaaaaaataggaTTCAACAAGCTTCTCCATACAATCATTAG